One window of Psychrobacillus sp. FSL H8-0483 genomic DNA carries:
- a CDS encoding VOC family protein, producing MINKVGQIMLYVNNQDEAVNFWTEKVGFSVVSEEDNGQGMRWIEIAPSMEAETSIILHNKELIAKMEPQLNLGTPSLMFFTENVDKLHEDLSSKNITVGEIVDIPSGRVFNFADSEENYFAVMEKRK from the coding sequence ATGATTAATAAAGTCGGTCAAATTATGTTGTATGTAAATAACCAAGATGAAGCAGTGAATTTTTGGACAGAAAAAGTAGGATTTAGTGTAGTTTCTGAAGAAGATAACGGTCAAGGAATGAGATGGATTGAAATTGCTCCATCAATGGAAGCTGAAACAAGTATTATACTCCACAATAAGGAATTAATTGCTAAAATGGAGCCTCAATTAAATCTTGGAACACCTTCTTTGATGTTTTTTACAGAAAATGTTGATAAATTACATGAAGACTTATCAAGTAAAAATATCACAGTCGGAGAAATTGTAGATATACCTTCTGGTAGAGTATTTAACTTCGCAGATAGTGAAGAAAATTACTTTGCGGTCATGGAAAAAAGGAAATAA
- a CDS encoding dihydrolipoamide acetyltransferase family protein, producing MALEQIKMPQLGESVTEGTIEKWLVKPGDHVNKYDPLAEVNTDKVTAEVPSSFTGVIKELIASEGDTLAVGEIVCTIETEGGGSEEVIEAAPEQPTAETVKPAEVQTHVAPIQREKGAKARYSPAVLKLSQEHGIDLTLVNGTGNEGRITRKDLLKIIESGEIPVAAPAETIAAQAPVASQASAPAPKAAAPANVPVAVGDIEIPVTGVRKAIAANMLRSKHEAPHAWTMIEVDVTSLVQYRDSIKNEFKQKEGFNVTYFAFFVKAVAQALKEFPMMNSMWAGDKIVQKKDINISIAVATEEALFVPVIKQADEKTIKGIAREVTELAGKVRAGKLKSEEMQGGTFTVNNTGSFGSVQSMGIINYPQAAILQVESIVKRPVIMDGGMIAARDMVNLCLSLDHRVLDGLVCGRFLARLKEILENISKENTSVY from the coding sequence ATGGCACTAGAACAAATCAAAATGCCTCAACTTGGGGAAAGTGTAACAGAGGGTACAATTGAAAAGTGGTTAGTTAAACCAGGCGATCACGTCAATAAATATGATCCACTAGCTGAGGTAAATACGGATAAAGTAACTGCTGAAGTACCTTCTTCCTTTACTGGAGTTATTAAAGAACTAATTGCAAGCGAAGGAGATACTCTTGCAGTTGGTGAAATAGTTTGTACGATTGAAACCGAGGGTGGGGGTTCGGAGGAAGTAATTGAAGCTGCTCCGGAACAACCAACAGCAGAAACAGTCAAACCTGCAGAAGTGCAAACACACGTTGCTCCAATTCAGCGTGAAAAAGGCGCAAAAGCTCGTTATTCTCCGGCAGTACTAAAACTATCACAAGAACATGGTATAGACCTTACTTTAGTCAATGGGACCGGCAATGAAGGACGGATTACGCGTAAAGATTTGCTTAAGATTATCGAAAGTGGTGAAATTCCAGTAGCTGCTCCAGCGGAAACAATCGCTGCACAGGCTCCTGTAGCATCTCAAGCTTCAGCACCTGCACCAAAAGCTGCTGCGCCGGCAAACGTTCCTGTTGCAGTTGGAGATATTGAAATCCCAGTAACAGGTGTTCGTAAAGCAATTGCAGCCAATATGCTACGCAGTAAACATGAAGCACCACATGCTTGGACAATGATTGAAGTAGATGTTACAAGTCTAGTTCAATACCGTGATTCTATAAAAAATGAATTCAAGCAAAAAGAAGGCTTCAATGTAACATACTTTGCATTCTTCGTAAAAGCAGTAGCGCAAGCATTAAAAGAATTCCCAATGATGAATTCGATGTGGGCTGGCGACAAGATCGTACAGAAAAAAGATATTAACATTTCAATCGCAGTTGCAACAGAAGAGGCACTTTTCGTTCCTGTCATTAAACAAGCAGACGAAAAAACGATTAAAGGTATCGCGCGTGAAGTGACTGAGCTTGCTGGAAAAGTACGTGCCGGCAAGTTGAAATCGGAAGAAATGCAAGGTGGTACATTCACTGTAAACAACACTGGGTCATTCGGTTCTGTTCAGTCAATGGGCATCATCAACTATCCACAAGCAGCAATTCTACAAGTAGAATCCATCGTAAAACGTCCAGTCATTATGGATGGTGGTATGATAGCTGCTCGTGATATGGTCAATCTTTGTCTATCTCTAGATCACCGTGTCCTAGACGGCTTAGTGTGCGGTCGCTTCCTAGCGCGTCTGAAAGAAATATTAGAAAACATTTCGAAAGAAAATACATCTGTTTACTAA
- a CDS encoding alpha-ketoacid dehydrogenase subunit beta has product MAIMSYIDAITLAMKEEMTRDERVFVLGEDVGRKGGVFKATNGLYDEFGENRVLDTPLAESAIAGVGIGAAMYGLRPIAEMQFADFIMPAVNQIISEASRIRYRSNNDWSCPIVFRAPFGGGIHGALYHSQSVEAVFANQPGLKIVIPSTPYDAKGLLKAAIRDEDPVMFFEHKRAYRLIKGEVPEEDYTIEIGKADVKREGEDITVITYGLAVHFALQAAERLEKDGISAHILDLRTIYPLDKEAIIEAASKTGKVLLVTEDNKEGSIIGEVAAIIAENCLFDLDAPIMRLAGPDVPAMPYAPTMEKFFMINPDKVEKAMRELAAY; this is encoded by the coding sequence ATGGCAATCATGTCTTATATCGATGCAATAACACTTGCAATGAAAGAAGAAATGACTCGTGATGAACGCGTTTTTGTTTTAGGAGAAGACGTTGGGCGTAAAGGTGGCGTATTCAAAGCAACGAATGGTCTTTACGATGAGTTCGGAGAGAACCGTGTGCTAGATACACCTCTTGCAGAATCTGCTATTGCAGGAGTTGGTATTGGTGCTGCAATGTACGGCCTTCGTCCAATCGCTGAAATGCAATTTGCTGATTTCATTATGCCTGCTGTGAACCAAATTATTTCTGAAGCATCACGTATTCGCTATCGGTCTAATAATGACTGGTCGTGTCCAATCGTTTTTCGTGCACCTTTCGGAGGCGGAATTCATGGTGCTCTATATCATTCACAATCCGTTGAAGCAGTATTTGCAAATCAGCCGGGGTTGAAAATCGTTATTCCTTCCACGCCTTATGATGCAAAAGGTCTATTAAAAGCAGCAATTCGCGATGAAGATCCAGTAATGTTCTTCGAGCATAAGCGTGCATATCGTCTGATTAAAGGGGAAGTTCCTGAAGAAGATTATACGATTGAAATCGGAAAAGCAGATGTAAAACGAGAAGGGGAAGATATTACAGTAATTACGTATGGTCTTGCTGTTCATTTTGCACTTCAAGCGGCGGAGCGTTTAGAAAAAGACGGAATTTCTGCCCATATTCTTGATTTACGTACAATCTATCCGCTAGATAAAGAAGCGATTATTGAAGCCGCTTCTAAAACTGGAAAAGTACTACTTGTTACGGAAGATAACAAAGAAGGAAGCATTATTGGTGAAGTTGCGGCAATTATCGCAGAGAACTGCCTATTCGATTTGGATGCACCAATCATGCGATTAGCTGGACCAGATGTACCTGCGATGCCATATGCACCAACGATGGAAAAATTCTTTATGATTAATCCAGACAAAGTCGAAAAAGCGATGCGCGAGCTAGCTGCATATTAA
- a CDS encoding thiamine pyrophosphate-dependent dehydrogenase E1 component subunit alpha: protein MTTNRHEELGLTNEDVLKMFETMLMARRIDERMWLLNRAGKIPFVISCQGQEAAQVGAAYALDNTKDYIAPYYRDMGVVLHFGMTAKDLMLSAFAKAEDPNSGGRQMPGHFGQKKNRILTGSSPVTTQLPHAVGVALAAKMEKKDFITFVTLGEGSSNQGDFHEGLNFAGVHQLPCITMVENNNYAISVPFERQVASKTVADRASSYGMPGVTVDGKDPIAVYKVVKEAADRARNGEGPSLIEAVTYRLTAHSSDDDDRQYRTAEDIAEGKALDPLITFATYLRELDILSTELEKEINDRIMKEVNEATDYAEDAPYAAPEDALKYVYAEKDGGNA from the coding sequence ATGACAACAAATCGTCACGAAGAATTAGGTTTAACAAATGAAGATGTGTTAAAAATGTTTGAAACGATGTTAATGGCGCGTCGTATTGATGAGCGTATGTGGTTATTAAACCGTGCTGGGAAGATACCTTTTGTTATTTCATGTCAGGGTCAAGAAGCAGCTCAAGTTGGGGCAGCATATGCTTTAGACAATACAAAGGATTATATTGCACCGTATTATCGTGATATGGGTGTTGTATTACATTTCGGCATGACGGCTAAAGATCTAATGCTTTCTGCTTTTGCAAAAGCGGAAGATCCAAACTCAGGTGGACGTCAAATGCCTGGTCATTTTGGACAAAAGAAAAATCGCATTTTAACAGGCTCTTCACCCGTTACAACTCAATTACCACACGCAGTTGGGGTAGCATTAGCTGCAAAAATGGAGAAAAAAGATTTTATTACATTTGTAACGCTCGGAGAAGGATCCTCTAACCAAGGAGATTTCCACGAAGGGCTAAACTTCGCTGGAGTTCATCAGTTACCATGTATCACAATGGTTGAAAATAATAACTATGCGATTTCTGTACCATTTGAACGCCAAGTGGCAAGTAAAACGGTTGCAGACCGTGCATCTAGCTACGGTATGCCTGGTGTTACTGTGGATGGTAAAGATCCAATTGCTGTATATAAAGTGGTAAAAGAAGCAGCAGACCGCGCTCGTAATGGAGAAGGTCCAAGTCTAATTGAAGCAGTAACATACCGATTAACTGCTCACTCGTCAGATGATGATGATAGACAATACCGTACTGCTGAGGATATTGCAGAAGGAAAAGCGCTAGATCCACTTATTACGTTTGCTACTTATTTGAGAGAACTTGATATCTTATCGACTGAATTAGAAAAAGAAATCAATGATCGCATTATGAAGGAAGTAAACGAAGCAACTGATTATGCAGAAGACGCACCATATGCAGCTCCAGAAGATGCACTTAAGTACGTATATGCGGAAAAAGACGGGGGGAATGCATAA